One Carassius auratus strain Wakin unplaced genomic scaffold, ASM336829v1 scaf_tig00039792, whole genome shotgun sequence genomic region harbors:
- the LOC113084147 gene encoding uncharacterized protein LOC113084147, whose translation MFYFLWGSKWERLKRATMKKAPQNGGKGVPDPYLFLGAFYTALHIKYARTPSKQDKTGAMTRFWMGSYLRTQNIVQTDLTMPVAFDQPPAYTHIKNFLKKFNLEKESVTVLTNHRSILSLVQEREQVCPVRGLTLGEAQNVWRNVSHSALHNRHRDLAWMVAHEILPVRAVMHSRGMSKNPICPRSGCGAPETVRHALWECSAVRDLWVTAGPQQFPYLPVGGVPDYPMGRGGVSQKQMPAKTPPKLWLTILCIQDAIWTSRNLLVGKRMQGSLHATIQLAKSRLQEYTACRHSDVEGQSYTGKVPIATSPDCP comes from the coding sequence CAAAATGGAGGAAAAGGAGTGCCAGACCCCTACTTGTTTTTAGGAGCTTTTTATACTGCactacatataaaatatgccCGAACCCCATCCAAACAAGACAAAACAGGAGCCATGACCCGGTTTTGGATGGGGTCCTACTTAAGAACCCAAAATATTGTACAGACAGACTTGACAATGCCAGTTGCCTTTGACCAACCcccagcatacacacacataaagaactttttaaagaaatttaatttggaaaaagaAAGTGTGACTGTTTTAACCAATCATCGCTCTATACTCTCTCTTGTGCAGGAACGGGAACAAGTGTGTCCAGTACGCGGGCTCACTCTAGGTGAAGCCCAAAACGTTTGGCGGAATGTGTCCCACTCAGCTCTTCACAACCGACACCGAGACCTGGCTTGGATGGTTGCccatgagatcctcccggtcagggccGTGATGCACTCCCGAGGCATGTCAAAgaaccccatctgcccgcggtccggATGTGGCGCCCCCGAGACCGTGAGGCACGCCTTATGGGAGTGCAGCGCTGTGAGGGACCTGTGGGTGACAGCTGGCCCCCAGCAATTCCCGTACCTACCAGTAGGGGGGGTCCCAGACTACCCAATGGGGAGAGGAGGGGTGAGCCAAAAACAAATGCCAGCAAAAACACCCCCTAAGCTATGGCTTACCATCCTCTGCATCCAAGACGCCATATGGACCTCCAGAAACCTACTGGTAGGGAAGCGCATGCAGGGGTCCCTGCACGCCACCATCCAGCTAGCCAAATCAAGGCTGCAGGAGTACACCGCATGTCGCCATTCGGATGTGGAGGGTCAGAGCTACACGGGAAAGGTCCCCATAGCCACGAGCCCTGACTGCCCGTAG